Proteins from a genomic interval of Nitrospirota bacterium:
- a CDS encoding STAS domain-containing protein: MKTNVEIRGNAAVINVAGEINLYTSPYLRETIITLVRKKTSIIVVNMRDAVDIDSSGVATFVEVLREMSSYGGRLRFVYVSAKVNKVFNFSKLDRFFEIYTDMEQAVVL, encoded by the coding sequence ATGAAAACAAATGTGGAAATAAGAGGAAATGCTGCTGTTATAAATGTAGCAGGTGAGATTAACCTTTATACATCTCCTTATTTGAGGGAGACTATAATTACACTTGTCAGGAAAAAGACCTCAATCATAGTGGTAAACATGAGAGATGCTGTGGATATAGACAGCTCAGGGGTAGCCACATTTGTGGAGGTATTAAGAGAGATGTCCAGCTACGGAGGCAGACTGCGCTTTGTGTACGTTTCTGCCAAAGTAAACAAAGTTTTTAATTTTTCAAAACTCGACCGTTTTTTTGAAATCTATACCGATATGGAGCAGGCCGTTGTATTATAA
- a CDS encoding ABC transporter permease, which produces MYYKRFLALVGEKGISVREVLHDVSVLVNDVFYWTLISPLKGKPVRIRATISEIVKTGYDSVPTVLIISYFVGVILALQSAYQLKAFGALIYVANLVGVSVTRELGPILGAIIVAGRSGSAFAAEIGSMKAAEEVDALISMGINPIRFLIVPKLIALMIMQPVLTAIFDLTAIFGGFSVSVTELELNSGLYIDQTLNALQLKDFLTGLMKAWAFGVVITIVGAYHGFKVKGSAEEVGLRTTASVVSSIFMVIFFDFFFTALFYYFL; this is translated from the coding sequence TTGTATTATAAGAGGTTTTTAGCTCTGGTTGGTGAAAAAGGCATCTCGGTAAGGGAGGTGCTGCATGATGTATCGGTTTTAGTTAATGATGTGTTTTACTGGACTCTGATCTCGCCACTTAAGGGCAAACCTGTGCGCATTAGGGCAACGATTTCTGAGATAGTCAAAACCGGATACGATTCGGTTCCCACGGTGCTTATAATATCGTATTTTGTAGGGGTGATTTTGGCATTACAGTCGGCGTATCAGTTAAAGGCATTTGGAGCGCTTATCTATGTGGCCAATCTTGTCGGGGTATCGGTGACAAGAGAGCTTGGGCCCATACTGGGTGCAATAATAGTGGCTGGCAGGAGTGGGTCGGCATTTGCCGCAGAGATTGGCTCAATGAAGGCGGCTGAGGAGGTTGATGCTCTCATCAGCATGGGGATAAATCCCATCAGGTTTTTGATTGTCCCCAAGCTCATAGCGCTTATGATTATGCAGCCGGTACTTACGGCAATTTTTGATTTAACGGCTATCTTTGGCGGTTTTAGCGTTTCCGTTACCGAACTTGAACTTAATTCAGGTCTCTATATAGATCAGACATTAAACGCCTTGCAGTTGAAGGATTTTCTCACAGGGCTAATGAAAGCGTGGGCATTTGGCGTGGTAATTACAATAGTTGGGGCCTACCACGGGTTTAAAGTTAAGGGCAGTGCCGAGGAGGTTGGCTTAAGAACCACTGCAAGCGTTGTTTCATCCATTTTTATGGTTATATTTTTCGACTTCTTTTTTACCGCTCTTTTTTACTACTTTTTGTAG
- a CDS encoding HDOD domain-containing protein produces the protein MGNPQPSKQKTIELLMSRAKERNDFPAMSRTVDIVKKQTSSVNDTSITELTSTILDDFALTSKLLRLVNSVFYINYQLGGKIGTISRAVFVLGYEQVKSAAVTLLLFENLTNKNLAKELKETVLSTFMSGLIAKGMAAKVGIEDTEEAFLGSIFHNLGRLLVSFYLPDHRKKIREEMTIANLTEHSAAKEVLGATYEDIAVAMAQSWNLPDKLITAMHKVPSGPVTAPVTHDDKIKTLVNLSTEICDKMAEIKANPQVLKNILKRYADCFQFSEKAMTGILDTALKDLGTFVRTMKLSIGESDFLKKISGVISDAQLDDVSEGVMVSPTDEEHVELDDTQFIRLMGGVDDKEPEETPDEVLSNGIQEVANSLMENTSINDILRTILEIMFRGMNFSRVLICIKNVGSTGSTEMVGRFGFGSDTDEIIKRFRFLLNDASDIFNLAILRNTDVVIGNINDPRFKSRIPDWYRKYINAQTFLLLPIVVNNKPIGLIYADKPKAGDIQIPPHQLTLIKTLRNQAIMAIQKRK, from the coding sequence ATGGGTAATCCGCAGCCTTCAAAACAAAAAACGATAGAACTCCTGATGAGCCGTGCTAAGGAAAGGAATGACTTTCCAGCCATGTCACGTACTGTTGACATAGTGAAAAAGCAAACATCATCGGTAAATGATACATCCATTACAGAGCTGACAAGTACTATTTTAGATGATTTTGCCCTTACCAGTAAGCTTCTCAGGCTTGTAAACAGCGTGTTTTATATCAACTACCAACTTGGAGGGAAAATCGGCACAATATCACGCGCTGTGTTTGTGCTTGGTTATGAGCAGGTAAAAAGTGCTGCCGTGACCCTTCTTTTGTTTGAAAACCTGACTAACAAAAATCTTGCAAAAGAGCTTAAGGAAACAGTGCTATCTACTTTTATGTCCGGGTTGATTGCCAAGGGTATGGCTGCAAAAGTAGGCATAGAGGACACCGAGGAGGCATTTTTAGGCTCCATATTCCACAATCTTGGACGGCTTCTTGTTTCTTTTTATTTACCCGATCACAGGAAGAAAATCAGAGAAGAAATGACCATAGCAAATCTTACCGAGCACAGCGCCGCTAAAGAGGTGCTGGGAGCAACATACGAGGACATTGCTGTGGCTATGGCACAGAGCTGGAATCTGCCGGATAAACTAATAACAGCGATGCACAAGGTTCCATCCGGCCCTGTAACTGCCCCTGTAACACACGATGATAAGATAAAAACCCTCGTAAATTTATCTACTGAAATCTGTGATAAAATGGCTGAGATAAAGGCAAACCCTCAGGTTCTGAAAAACATTCTTAAGCGTTATGCCGATTGCTTTCAGTTTTCTGAAAAGGCTATGACTGGGATACTGGATACGGCGCTTAAGGATTTGGGCACGTTTGTCAGGACCATGAAATTAAGTATCGGAGAGAGTGATTTTCTTAAGAAAATCAGTGGCGTGATAAGCGATGCCCAACTGGATGATGTGTCTGAGGGTGTTATGGTCTCTCCCACCGATGAGGAACACGTGGAGCTTGACGATACTCAGTTTATACGGCTTATGGGCGGAGTTGATGATAAAGAACCTGAAGAGACTCCCGATGAGGTGTTGTCTAATGGTATTCAGGAGGTAGCAAATTCTCTTATGGAAAACACCTCTATAAATGATATACTACGGACAATTCTTGAGATAATGTTCCGTGGAATGAATTTTTCCAGAGTTTTAATTTGTATAAAAAACGTGGGAAGCACAGGCAGCACTGAAATGGTGGGGCGTTTTGGCTTTGGCTCAGATACCGATGAGATAATAAAGAGGTTCAGATTTTTATTAAATGATGCTTCAGATATTTTTAATCTTGCCATTTTGCGAAACACTGACGTTGTTATAGGTAACATTAATGACCCGCGTTTTAAGTCGCGTATTCCTGATTGGTACAGAAAATACATTAATGCCCAGACATTTTTGCTTTTGCCCATAGTTGTTAATAATAAGCCCATAGGGTTAATTTATGCAGATAAGCCTAAAGCCGGTGATATACAGATTCCGCCGCATCAGTTGACCCTTATTAAAACTCTCAGAAACCAGGCCATAATGGCTATCCAAAAACGTAAATAG
- a CDS encoding deoxyguanosinetriphosphate triphosphohydrolase, with the protein MTIREQTEQIEAKVLSKRACLSINSKGRQKEEQEGEIRTCFQRDRDRIIHAKSFRRLKHKTQVFLAPKGDHYRTRLTHVLEVSQISRTIARALRLNEDLTEAIALGHDLGHTPFGHAGETVLRKIHPGGFDHYVQSLRVVDFIEKNGMGLNLTFEVRDGIIKHSKGKGSILPDNDSSMAETLEGQVVRISDIIAYVNHDLDDALRAEVIQKSDIPANITEVIGDTHAKRINTMVTDLVYNTMARNPGSLNMSEPVLGAVYKLREFLYERVYESDRLKAEFIKAKHVLESLYGYYLENVDQIMGHIPSETNADRHTTVRDFIACMTDRFALASYDKIFIPERWTDI; encoded by the coding sequence ATGACAATTCGGGAGCAAACAGAGCAAATCGAAGCAAAGGTGTTGAGTAAGCGTGCATGTTTAAGCATAAACAGCAAGGGGCGCCAGAAAGAGGAACAAGAGGGAGAGATTCGAACCTGCTTTCAGAGAGACAGAGACAGAATAATCCACGCCAAATCTTTTCGTCGCCTTAAGCATAAAACACAAGTTTTTTTGGCCCCCAAAGGGGACCACTACCGCACACGCCTCACACACGTGCTTGAAGTGTCTCAGATATCCAGAACCATAGCGCGAGCCCTGAGGCTAAACGAGGACCTCACGGAGGCCATTGCCCTTGGCCATGACCTTGGGCACACCCCATTTGGACACGCCGGAGAGACGGTTTTAAGAAAAATTCATCCCGGCGGCTTTGACCACTATGTGCAGAGTCTGAGAGTTGTTGATTTCATAGAAAAAAACGGTATGGGACTAAATCTCACATTCGAGGTCAGAGACGGCATCATAAAACACTCTAAAGGCAAGGGCAGCATCCTGCCTGACAATGACTCCTCAATGGCTGAGACACTTGAGGGACAGGTTGTCAGGATATCCGATATAATTGCCTATGTTAACCACGACCTTGACGATGCTCTCAGGGCTGAGGTTATACAAAAAAGTGATATTCCTGCTAATATCACAGAGGTCATAGGCGACACTCATGCTAAAAGAATAAACACGATGGTAACAGACCTGGTTTATAACACCATGGCAAGAAATCCCGGCTCATTGAATATGAGTGAACCGGTTTTGGGTGCCGTGTATAAACTACGGGAGTTTTTGTACGAGAGGGTTTATGAGAGTGACCGCTTAAAAGCTGAGTTTATAAAGGCCAAACATGTTCTTGAGAGCCTCTACGGGTATTATCTTGAAAATGTAGATCAGATAATGGGGCATATTCCGTCTGAGACAAATGCCGACAGACACACAACAGTGCGTGATTTCATAGCCTGTATGACAGACAGATTTGCGCTGGCAAGTTATGATAAGATTTTTATACCGGAACGGTGGACTGATATTTAA
- a CDS encoding histidinol phosphate phosphatase domain-containing protein: protein MIDLHTHSIFSDGELIPSELVARAVDRGYKAIAITDHVDSSNLTSVVPNVVRVANDLNRYWSIVVIPGVEITHVPPEMIADIAKEARSLGAKVVLVHGETIVEPVRKGTNRAAIEAGVDILAHPGLIAEEDVILAKERGVALEITARKGHSLTNGHVAKMALKHAASLVINTDTHAPDDLTDRSMAERILKAAGIGESDIPGIFKNSEDIVLKLQK, encoded by the coding sequence ATGATAGACCTGCACACCCATAGCATATTCAGTGACGGAGAGCTGATTCCCTCAGAGCTTGTTGCGCGTGCCGTTGACCGTGGCTACAAAGCCATAGCAATAACCGATCACGTGGATAGCTCAAATCTGACGTCCGTAGTGCCAAACGTTGTACGTGTTGCCAATGATTTAAACCGGTACTGGTCAATAGTGGTAATACCTGGGGTTGAGATAACGCATGTGCCGCCTGAGATGATAGCAGATATTGCCAAAGAGGCACGCTCACTGGGCGCTAAAGTGGTGTTAGTGCATGGAGAGACAATAGTTGAGCCGGTAAGAAAAGGCACTAATCGTGCGGCGATAGAGGCTGGGGTTGATATCCTTGCCCATCCTGGCCTTATTGCAGAGGAGGATGTAATCCTTGCTAAAGAGCGGGGTGTGGCGCTTGAGATAACGGCAAGAAAAGGACACAGCCTTACAAATGGACATGTGGCAAAGATGGCGCTTAAACACGCAGCTTCTTTGGTAATCAACACGGATACCCACGCACCTGATGATCTGACAGACCGCTCTATGGCTGAGAGGATTTTGAAGGCAGCCGGTATTGGGGAAAGCGATATCCCCGGTATATTTAAAAACTCGGAAGATATAGTCTTAAAACTTCAAAAATAA
- a CDS encoding tetratricopeptide repeat protein, which produces MPKRIKKKAAAKHGDEIKGTLHEIGSFYEKQKKEIHIAVVITAILVIAALAYTGYMKYTSSEAEKLKMTGYANYYAATGADRPVRLKASFEAFQRSNSLKPSPVTLLYMAACTEELGKPDDAVKLLLDLNSRYTQNNEILPLSYFKLFNIYKEKKEFDKALEALKSLYALPSQSYKDAALYEWAVLLTQLGKGQEAQDKYAQLTKDYPGSAYIIKDTADDNNTLSDATSDNKTPALTDNTTKKTKPQQKK; this is translated from the coding sequence ATGCCAAAACGAATTAAGAAAAAAGCAGCAGCAAAACACGGCGATGAAATAAAGGGAACGCTTCACGAAATAGGTTCTTTCTACGAAAAGCAAAAAAAGGAAATACACATAGCAGTAGTGATAACCGCTATTTTAGTGATAGCAGCCCTTGCCTACACAGGGTATATGAAATACACATCATCAGAGGCGGAAAAGCTGAAAATGACTGGATATGCCAACTATTATGCAGCTACCGGTGCTGACAGGCCGGTGCGCCTGAAAGCTTCTTTTGAAGCATTTCAACGCTCAAACAGCCTGAAACCCTCACCGGTAACATTGCTTTATATGGCTGCCTGCACAGAAGAGCTCGGAAAGCCTGATGATGCTGTCAAACTTTTACTAGATTTAAACTCAAGATATACTCAAAATAATGAAATTTTACCTCTTTCGTATTTTAAATTATTTAATATCTACAAGGAAAAAAAGGAGTTCGATAAAGCACTTGAAGCTCTGAAGTCACTCTATGCCCTGCCCTCACAATCATATAAGGACGCAGCCCTGTATGAGTGGGCGGTGCTTTTAACACAATTGGGCAAAGGACAGGAGGCACAGGATAAATATGCGCAACTTACAAAGGATTATCCCGGCTCGGCATACATCATAAAAGACACTGCTGATGATAACAATACTCTCTCTGATGCCACATCTGATAATAAAACGCCTGCGCTAACTGACAATACAACTAAAAAAACAAAACCTCAACAAAAGAAATAA
- a CDS encoding type II toxin-antitoxin system HicB family antitoxin, with product MNKYLIVIEKSENNFSAYSPDLLGCVATGKTQKDVIKNMHRAIEMHIEGLREDGIPIPEPQTCVDYIEF from the coding sequence ATGAATAAATATTTAATTGTAATAGAAAAATCAGAAAATAATTTTTCTGCATACTCACCCGACTTGCTGGGCTGTGTAGCAACAGGCAAAACACAGAAGGATGTAATTAAGAATATGCACAGAGCTATAGAGATGCACATTGAGGGATTAAGAGAAGATGGAATACCAATTCCTGAGCCTCAAACCTGCGTAGATTATATAGAATTCTGA
- a CDS encoding type II toxin-antitoxin system HicA family toxin produces the protein MKVREIIRIVKKDGWYVVKSKGGHRQFKHYYKKGRVTISGNLNDDIAPGTLNSILKQANLTGVN, from the coding sequence ATGAAGGTGCGTGAGATTATAAGAATAGTCAAAAAAGACGGTTGGTATGTTGTTAAGTCTAAAGGTGGTCACAGACAGTTTAAACATTATTATAAAAAGGGCAGAGTGACAATATCCGGCAATCTAAATGATGATATAGCACCAGGAACCTTAAACAGTATATTGAAACAAGCCAACTTAACGGGAGTGAATTGA
- a CDS encoding DUF3391 domain-containing protein has translation MKKRISVDDLRPGMFLDGLDATWYKSPFVKTRFEITGNDQIKKIKDADIAFVFIDTDRGLDVLSAEETLISKTTALENDVSQSPQKSAKESATQKPGPRPQPTLEEYIKKKEALFQIDRSSIISGSFVDFTLYGKSHMNIDSLIEYKGKDIQVNETAFVNYCELMIKPEDIPRYKAYIKDAAKAVGGSQETKHMLVKENARMCIKELFDNPHSDENVQQSKEVTEGIINAILESKGLITNLLTINKKDFYTYSHSVNLSVLSVATAVSSGVTNDGELFAIGMGCLLHDIGKTTIPPEIMAKPVGKLSRFEMDIFKEHVAEGYNILKLYKGISEATSHPLLEHHEKISGTGYPNGLSGSKMHTSGKIAALVDLYDILTTSRPGYKGMSAFEALSHLRSLSVDYDPDVLKEFIKILGKTTL, from the coding sequence ATGAAAAAACGCATATCTGTAGATGATTTGAGGCCTGGAATGTTCCTTGACGGGCTTGATGCTACGTGGTATAAGAGTCCTTTTGTAAAGACCCGCTTTGAAATAACCGGCAACGATCAGATAAAGAAAATAAAAGATGCTGATATCGCCTTTGTTTTCATAGACACGGACAGAGGGCTTGACGTCTTAAGCGCCGAGGAAACTTTAATAAGTAAAACTACAGCGCTTGAAAACGATGTAAGCCAGTCTCCCCAAAAATCCGCTAAAGAGTCTGCTACTCAGAAACCTGGGCCTCGGCCACAACCAACACTTGAGGAGTATATAAAAAAGAAAGAAGCACTCTTCCAAATTGACCGCTCAAGTATAATTTCAGGAAGTTTTGTTGATTTCACACTATACGGTAAATCCCATATGAATATAGATTCACTTATAGAGTACAAGGGTAAAGATATTCAGGTAAATGAAACAGCGTTTGTTAACTACTGTGAGTTGATGATAAAACCTGAGGACATCCCCAGATACAAGGCTTATATCAAAGATGCGGCCAAGGCGGTTGGAGGCTCTCAGGAGACTAAGCACATGCTGGTAAAGGAAAATGCGAGGATGTGCATAAAGGAGCTTTTTGATAATCCTCACAGCGATGAAAATGTACAACAAAGTAAAGAAGTAACTGAGGGCATTATTAATGCCATATTAGAGAGCAAAGGCCTTATAACAAATCTGCTCACTATAAACAAAAAAGACTTCTATACGTACTCTCACTCGGTCAACTTAAGCGTACTTAGTGTGGCTACTGCCGTATCCTCAGGAGTGACTAACGACGGTGAATTATTTGCTATTGGAATGGGCTGCCTGCTTCATGACATAGGAAAAACCACAATCCCGCCAGAGATTATGGCTAAACCAGTCGGCAAATTATCCAGATTTGAGATGGATATTTTCAAAGAACACGTAGCTGAGGGTTATAACATACTAAAGCTCTATAAAGGGATTTCTGAGGCGACATCGCATCCGCTTTTAGAGCATCACGAAAAGATCTCAGGAACAGGCTATCCAAATGGACTCAGTGGCTCAAAAATGCACACATCAGGAAAAATAGCAGCACTGGTTGATCTCTACGATATCCTGACAACGTCGCGGCCAGGGTATAAAGGAATGTCAGCTTTTGAAGCCCTGTCTCATCTGCGCTCACTCAGTGTTGATTACGATCCGGACGTGTTGAAGGAATTTATTAAAATCTTAGGTAAAACCACCTTATAA